The following proteins are encoded in a genomic region of Arachis ipaensis cultivar K30076 chromosome B02, Araip1.1, whole genome shotgun sequence:
- the LOC107627925 gene encoding rho GTPase-activating protein 2-like → MQCSYDSKGNSVPTILLLMQDRLYSQGGLKAEGIFRINPENSQEEHVRDQLNRGIVPDNIDVHCLAGLIKAWFRELPSGILDGLSPEQVLQCNTEEESVELVKQLKPTESALLSWAIDLMADVVEEEECNKMNARNIAMVFAPNMTQMSDPLTALMHAVQVMNLLKTLIMKNLREREETTTGYSPMSFRSSNHQSEEEYDSQRETDTSGELRGTKSDYNDHHPHYSHSSEGEEEREAESLSEIEECFLKQLDDDNTKGFSQQEPSGYLQEYINPISCCSGFSIKSIASIADGTINSSLSSIDGERLRTRVAAVSSNIEKSSPSIECTGTNDVKMIDKFSDSAPPLLASS, encoded by the exons ATGCAGTGTTCTTATGATTCCAAAGGAAACAGTGTCCCCACTATTCTATTGCTAATGCAGGACCGTTTATACTCACAAGGAGGCTTAAAg GCTGAAGGTATATTTCGGATAAATCCGGAAAATAGTCAAGAGGAGCATGTGAGGGATCAGTTAAACAGAGGCATTGTGCCGGACAACATCGATGTCCATTGCTTGGCCGGGCTAATTAAAGCCTGGTTCCGGGAGCTTCCTTCGGGGATACTAGATGGACTCTCACCAGAGCAAGTTCTTCAGTGCAACACGGAAGAAGAGTCCGTTGAGCTCGTGAAGCAGCTAAAGCCAACGGAGTCTGCATTGCTCAGCTGGGCTATTGATCTCATGGCTGATGTTGTGGAAGAGGAGGAGTGTAACAAAATGAATGCTAGAAATATTGCAATGGTTTTTGCCCCAAACATGACTCAG ATGTCTGATCCTCTAACTGCCCTGATGCATGCGGTTCAAGTGATGAACTTGCTCAAGACACTGATAATGAAGAATCTAAGAGAACGTGAAGAAACCACAACCGGATATTCTCCCATGTCATTTCGCTCATCGAATCACCAGTCCGAGGAAGAATATGACAGTCAGCGAGAAACAGACACCAGTGGTGAATTGAGAGGGACTAAGTCGGATTATAACGATCATCACCCTCACTATAGCCATAGCAGTGAAGGGGAGGAAGAAAGGGAGGCTGAATCTTTAAGCGAGATTGAAGAATGCTTCTTGAAGCAGTTGGATGATGATAACACAAAAGGGTTCTCACAACAAGAACCTTCAGGCTATTTGCAAGAGTACATTAACCCTATAAGTTGTTGCTCAGGTTTTAGCATCAAATCCATTGCATCAATTGCCGACGGAACCATAAATTCCAGCTTGAGTTCCATTGATGGAGAAAGGTTGAGGACAAGGGTGGCTGCCGTGAGCTCAAACATTGAAAAAAGCAGCCCGTCAATAGAATGTACAGGAACCAATGACGTGAAGATGATTGATAAGTTTTCCGATTCTGCTCCGCCGCTGCTTGCATCTAGTTGA
- the LOC110269076 gene encoding phosphopantothenoylcysteine decarboxylase subunit VHS3, whose amino-acid sequence MDVKGNNVTPDFSSYILFEASGDSEEADFDHNKMVCEISRVGSYVHHGHEDYDDDDDALSCSYDRSDYDDDTCNVAEVNWDDDDDDDDDDDGKKKEEDVVFGTSYCDEEDEVLQEQHPTRSFVSFASNQESLDEMEKNRLFWEACLAS is encoded by the coding sequence ATGGATGTGAAGGGTAATAATGTCACTCCAGATTTTTCTTCTTACATTCTCTTTGAGGCCAGTGGTGATTCTGAAGAAGCTGATTTTGATCACAACAAAATGGTTTGTGAGATTTCAAGGGTAGGTAGTTATGTTCATCATGGTCATGaagattatgatgatgatgatgatgctctATCTTGCAGCTATGATAGATCTGATTATGATGATGATACATGTAATGTTGCTGAGGTCAAttgggatgatgatgatgatgatgatgatgatgatgatgggaagaagaaagaagaagatgttGTTTTTGGAACATCATATTGTGATGAAGAAGATGAGGTTTTGCAAGAACAGCATCCAACAAGGTCATTTGTGTCATTTGCTTCAAATCAAGAATCTTTGGATGAAATGGAAAAGAATAGGTTGTTCTGGGAAGCATGCTTGGCATCTTGA